A single genomic interval of Anopheles marshallii chromosome 2, idAnoMarsDA_429_01, whole genome shotgun sequence harbors:
- the LOC128719236 gene encoding acylpyruvase FAHD1, mitochondrial yields MPTTKFFQSTRKIIGAGVNYKEILRLTNAPKPDAPVIFFKPISSLLDVPTGSPAVTSSVPTIRIPPVFGGVINFEAELGVIIGRRCSNVSTEQAMSYVGGYCLALDMTGMDFILDARPKGLPWCLGKGFDTSTPVSGLITRAELPAPDDVRIWCDVNGVRKQDDSTRNLIFPIAELIAYVSRYMTLEENDLLLTGTPAGAGPVRHGDVIECGLGDGLVTMRCTIADE; encoded by the exons ATGCCTACGACCAAGTTCTTTCAATCGACGAGAAAAATCATCGGTGCCGGTGTAAACTACAA AGAAATTTTACGCCTCACAAACGCCCCAAAACCGGATGCTCCCGTCATCTTCTTCAAGCCTATCTCATCCCTGCTGGACGTTCCCACCGGTTCCCCGGCTGTGACCTCCTCCGTACCGACCATCCGCATACCACCCGTCTTCGGTGGCGTGATCAACTTTGAGGCCGAGCTGGGCGTTATCATTGGTCGGCGCTGTTCGAATGTGTCTACCGAACAGGCAATGTCATACGTCGGTGGTTATTGTCTCGCGCTCGATATGACCGGTATGGACTTTATCCTGGATGCACGACCCAAAGGATTGCCCTGGTGTCTCGGCAAGGGTTTCGACACGTCCACCCCGGTGAGTGGATTGATTACGCGTGCCGAACTTCCGGCCCCGGACGACGTGCGCATATGGTGCGATGTAAACGGGGTGCGCAAACAGGACGATAGTACGCGCAATCTGATCTTCCCGATTGCGGAGCTGATCGCGTACGTGTCGCGTTACATGACGTTGGAGGAAAATGATCTGCTCCTTACTGGAACACCGGCCGGTGCAGGACCGGTACGCCACGGGGACGTAATCGAGTGTGGGCTGGGTGATGGGCTGGTGACGATGCGTTGTACCATAGCGGACGAGTAG
- the LOC128708883 gene encoding uncharacterized protein LOC128708883 — translation MENPSKDELCELMDKLLINSLELIEQDVQLSQDIARLTTEGQMELAHTRFTKGPMAVSAVQLPTEDYKEFRALHTVTEDDDGSDLPTIPQLSLDSHPVDVDVGRIDPSGWFGILRPPSLNNAKERFTRSLDSIVERANVRIKLNSYLNVFEMLHKRTTELK, via the coding sequence ATGGAAAACCCCTCCAAAGATGAGCTTTGTGAGTTGATGGACAAGCTGCTTATTAATTCGCTCGAGCTGATCGAACAGGACGTTCAACTGAGCCAGGATATAGCGCGGCTAACGACCGAAGGCCAGATGGAACTGGCCCACACGCGCTTCACCAAAGGACCGATGGCGGTCAGTGCCGTACAGCTGCCAACAGAAGATTACAAAGAGTTTCGGGCACTTCATACTGTGACGGAAGATGACGATGGGAGTGATTTACCAACCATTCCACAACTTTCGCTCGACAGCCATCCGGTAGATGTAGACGTCGGGCGGATTGATCCGAGCGGCTGGTTTGGCATTTTGCGTCCTCCATCGTTGAACAATGCTAAGGAACGGTTTACCCGCTCGCTTGATTCCATTGTGGAGCGAGCCAACGTACGTATAAAGTTGAACAGCTATTtgaatgtatttgaaatgcTTCATAAGCGTACGACAGAACTGAAATGA
- the LOC128718946 gene encoding phospholipid phosphatase 5: protein MASKGMAAAAYACGGAASPVGQKKLPRAPEYNLPLETIVRIALTCIYIALEFKAPFIRKIQPEELWLYRNPRTDSYVPLTMLWPIVLGVPGLVFTLHYLKSRDRQELRCTVLAFTLGLGLNGVLTNTIKIAVGRPRPDFFWRCFPDGVPNEQLHCTGADVRALMDGRKSFPSGHSSFAFVGLGFLSWYLIGKLHLMNDRGRGRSVRVIASGLPLLAATMIAISRTCDYHHHWQDVTVGSLIGICLSYLCYRQYYPAFYDRNCHLPYQQECALVSTMLHSPNRVKRPQQNGTPPSSPLVTNYDTRAEGEQEDSDTETRRLLSSPTDQKEAKWI from the exons ATGGCATCGAAAGGTATGGCGGCGGCCGCGTACGCATGCGGTGGAGCAGCGTCCCCAGTTGGGCAGAAAAAACTTCCACGTGCACCAGAATACAACCTGCCACTGGAGACGATTGTGCGGATCGCACTGACGTGTATTTACAT CGCACTCGAGTTTAAAGCCCCATTCATTCGGAAGATCCAGCCGGAAGAGTTATGGTTGTACAGGAATCCGCGCACCGACAGCTACGTGCCACTGACCATGCTGTGGCCCATCGTGCTCGGTGTGCCGGGGTTGGTCTTTACGCTGCACTATCTCAAGTCACGGGATCGGCAGGAACTACGCTGCACCGTGCTTGCATTTACCCTCGGTCTCGGCCTGAACGGTGTGCTAACGAACACGATCAAGATTGCTGTCGGTCGACCAAGACCCGATTTCTTCTGGCGCTGTTTTCCGGACGGTGTGCCGAACGAGCAACTGCACTGCACCGGTGCGGATGTGCGGGCACTGATGGATGGACGCAAGAGCTTCCCTTCCGGACATTCCTCCT TTGCCTTCGTTGGTCTTGGGTTCCTTAGCTGGTACCTCATCGGGAAGCTGCACCTGATGAACGATCGTGGCCGTGGCCGATCCGTGCGTGTGATAGCGTCCGGTTTGCCACTGCTTGCTGCGACGATGATTGCGATCAGCCGTACGTGTGATTATCATCACCACTGGCAGGATGTGACGGTGGGTTCACTGATCGGGATCTGCCTGTCCTATCTCTGCTATCGCCAGTATTATCCAGCATTTTACGATCGCAACTGTCACCTGCCGTACCAGCAAGAATGTGCACTGGTGTCCACTATGCTTCACAGTCCGAACCGGGTGAAACGGCCACAGCAAAACGGAACACCACCTTCATCGCCACTGGTCACAAATTACGATACCCGAGCCGAAGGCGAACAGGAAGATTCCGATACAGAGACTAGACGATTGCTTTCGTCGCCCACGGACCAGAAGGAAGCAAAGTGGATTTAA